A DNA window from Pseudorasbora parva isolate DD20220531a chromosome 19, ASM2467924v1, whole genome shotgun sequence contains the following coding sequences:
- the si:ch211-199g17.9 gene encoding synaptonemal complex central element protein 1 has product MSVILESSFNIEDIIKTPKSPVRRTEPKPAGLLIKLRNLQQAKKGLEDEVKETILLRCARKEEEDTLTAEALQLEGTLNEKEELKRSLQLKCEDIQLEAQRQLEQNHQKEELVKQYSFQIQETKLKHRKIRMKFENQLQQLIEQHKNLSTVFTPQRLPAEIQSAEYTTEQLLKAEQQKLEQLTKLLDGLSHTQNAEMHMDTCENAP; this is encoded by the exons ATGAGTGTGATACTTG AGTCATCATTCAACATTGAGGACATTATAAAGACACCAAAAAGCCCAG TGAGGCGAACAGAACCGAAACCAGCGGGGCTGTTGATCAAACTCAGGAATCTGCAACAAG CCAAGAAAGGCCTTGAAGATGAGGTGAAGGAAACCATACTCTTAAGATGTGCTaggaaggaggaggaagacacCT tAACTGCTGAAGCCTTACAGTTGGAGGGAACATTGAATGAAAAGGAAG AGTTAAAAAGATCTCTGCAGCTCAAATGTGAGGACATCCAGCTTGAGGCACAAAG GCAGCTTGAGCAGAACCATCAGAAAGAGGAACTGGTAAAGCAGTACAGCTTTCAGATCCAGGAGACGAAACTAAAGCACAGAAAGATTCG AATGAAGTTTGAGAATCAGCTTCAGCAGTTAATCGAGCAGCATAAAAACCTGTCTACTGTCTTT ACTCCACAAAGACTTCCAGCAGAAATCCAGTCTGCAGAGTACACCACTGAGCAGCTGCTGAAGGCTG AGCAACAGAAGCTGGAGCAGTTGACCAAGCTGCTGGACGGGTTAAGCCACACCCAGAATGCAGAGATGCACATGGACACTTGTGAAAATGCACCATGA